One Rhinoraja longicauda isolate Sanriku21f chromosome 21, sRhiLon1.1, whole genome shotgun sequence genomic region harbors:
- the bud31 gene encoding protein BUD31 homolog, protein MPKVKRSRKPPPDGWELIEPTLDELDQKMREAETEPHEGKRKVESLWPIFRLHHQRTRYIFDLFYKRKAISRELYDYCIREGYADKNLIAKWKKQGYENLCCLRCIQTRDTNFGTNCICRVPKSKLEVGRIIECTHCGCRGCSG, encoded by the exons ATGCCGAAGGTGAAGCGGAGCCGCAAGCCGCCTCCCGACGGATGGGAGCTCATCGAGCCCACCCTGGACGAGCTGGACCAGAAGAtgagggagg CTGAGACAGAGCCCCATGAAGGAAAGAGGAAGGTAGAATCACTgtggcccatcttcagactccacCACCAACGCACACGATACATATTTGACCTATTCTACAAGAGAAAGGCGATAAGCAGAG AGCTCTATGATTATTGCATAAGGGAGGGATACGCTGACAAGAATCTGATTGCTAAGTGGAAGAAGCAAGGCTATGAAAATCTGTGCTGTCTTCGTTGTATTCAAACCCGAGACACCAACTTTGGAACAAACTGCATCTGCCGAGTCCCCAAAAGCAAGCTCGAGGTG GGGAGGATCATTGAATGCACACACTGCGGATGCAGAGGTTGCTCTGGTTAA